A section of the Halopiger aswanensis genome encodes:
- a CDS encoding MFS transporter gives MNRVRMWTLGIFLFVFGDAVAMQARGPILAELSDAFDVSEAALGLVAPAGTAGFVLAVVATGLLAGRLPIRRMLAIGAISVVCALAAMAAAPIYLVFLGALLVQGGAAGAFRGLDRAVLSHLHAARRGRVYAAYAFVWAVGAVLGPQLVSAVLTVADWRAVFVAIACFFLPTILVAGRTELPAVDAERSLSRAALGELLRRRSVVAACVGMALVGAVEGILFTWLAYYAGTFYPTTTANLLLSVYLLAYMPARLGYTFVIDRVPALVLLLVATLPTIPALAVAFSGATGPVLFLAVFVAGAGLSSVFPTLSAYAVEAAPEYSGPLTALTTGATYAGIATAPAIVGVLAEFAGIGRALWLTVALAAALFATVAGTWLWTGTPSAPSSDAASS, from the coding sequence ATGAACCGCGTTCGGATGTGGACGCTCGGTATCTTTCTGTTCGTCTTCGGCGACGCGGTCGCCATGCAGGCACGAGGGCCGATTCTCGCGGAACTCAGCGATGCGTTCGACGTCTCGGAGGCCGCGCTGGGGTTGGTCGCGCCGGCGGGGACTGCGGGATTCGTCCTCGCGGTCGTCGCGACGGGGCTGCTCGCCGGTCGGCTTCCGATCCGCCGGATGCTGGCAATCGGTGCGATCAGCGTCGTCTGTGCCCTCGCGGCGATGGCGGCGGCGCCGATCTACCTCGTCTTTCTCGGCGCCCTCCTCGTCCAGGGCGGGGCCGCCGGGGCCTTCCGTGGCCTCGATCGGGCGGTGCTGAGCCACCTCCACGCAGCGCGTCGCGGGCGCGTGTACGCAGCCTACGCGTTCGTCTGGGCCGTCGGCGCAGTGCTTGGCCCGCAACTCGTCAGCGCCGTGTTGACCGTCGCCGACTGGCGGGCCGTGTTCGTCGCCATCGCCTGTTTCTTCCTGCCGACTATCCTCGTCGCGGGCCGAACCGAACTCCCGGCGGTCGACGCCGAACGATCGCTCTCTCGAGCGGCGCTGGGCGAACTGCTTCGGCGGCGATCGGTCGTCGCCGCCTGCGTCGGCATGGCGCTGGTCGGCGCCGTCGAGGGAATCCTCTTCACGTGGCTCGCCTACTACGCCGGCACCTTCTACCCGACGACGACGGCGAACCTGCTGCTGTCGGTGTACCTGCTCGCGTACATGCCCGCACGCCTGGGCTACACGTTCGTGATCGATCGCGTCCCCGCGCTCGTGCTGTTGCTCGTCGCGACGCTGCCGACGATTCCGGCGTTGGCGGTCGCCTTTTCGGGAGCGACCGGCCCCGTCCTCTTTCTGGCCGTCTTCGTCGCCGGCGCGGGACTCTCGAGCGTGTTCCCGACGCTGTCGGCCTACGCCGTCGAGGCGGCGCCCGAGTACAGCGGGCCGCTGACCGCACTGACGACCGGCGCGACGTACGCCGGGATCGCAACCGCGCCGGCGATCGTCGGCGTGCTCGCCGAGTTCGCGGGGATCGGGCGCGCACTCTGGCTGACCGTCGCGCTGGCGGCCGCACTCTTCGCGACCGTCGCGGGGACGTGGCTCTGGACGGGCACGCCGAGCGCGCCGTCGTCGGACGCGGCCTCGAGTTGA
- a CDS encoding DMT family transporter has protein sequence MTLLGSVPDGYREAVLFSILALCWGSSFVAIEVGLEYVPPLLFAGFRYAIAGAIVLGYAAVATDQVRPETRTEWLAAGVAGVFVIALYHGLLYLGELYVPGAVAATVVSTAPILTAAFAGAILPEERLAPAGVVGFVLGLLGVIAVVQPSSSAFTSEVTLGVALVFGSAIAFALGSVLTRPFKSDLPIETLQAWAMLIGAGVLLAWAGVRGESMASIAYTTEAVLSFGYLTLVSGVFAFFLYFELLERSGATQVILVSYAEPVVAMGVSWVVVGYVVDSLTIVGLLTILAGFVIIKRRALYDLVRSSGIGRTTSFTTDSRAADGASSAHTRTDGGVDFESGDD, from the coding sequence ATGACTCTACTCGGATCAGTGCCAGACGGGTACCGCGAAGCGGTGCTCTTTTCGATACTGGCGCTCTGTTGGGGAAGTTCGTTCGTCGCGATCGAAGTCGGCCTCGAGTACGTGCCGCCGCTGCTGTTCGCCGGCTTTCGGTACGCGATCGCCGGCGCGATCGTGCTCGGCTACGCGGCGGTCGCGACCGATCAGGTTCGGCCGGAGACGCGCACGGAGTGGCTCGCAGCAGGCGTCGCGGGCGTCTTCGTCATCGCGCTCTACCACGGACTCCTCTATCTCGGCGAACTCTACGTCCCCGGCGCAGTCGCGGCGACGGTCGTCAGCACGGCGCCGATCCTCACCGCGGCGTTCGCCGGCGCCATCCTCCCGGAGGAGCGGCTCGCGCCCGCCGGCGTCGTCGGCTTCGTGCTCGGCCTGCTCGGCGTGATTGCCGTCGTCCAGCCCTCGTCGTCGGCCTTTACCAGCGAGGTGACCCTCGGCGTCGCGCTCGTGTTCGGCTCGGCGATCGCCTTCGCTCTCGGGAGCGTACTCACTCGACCGTTCAAGTCGGACCTGCCGATCGAGACGCTGCAGGCGTGGGCCATGCTCATCGGTGCCGGCGTCCTGCTCGCGTGGGCGGGCGTCCGCGGCGAGTCGATGGCGTCGATCGCGTACACGACGGAGGCGGTCCTCTCCTTTGGCTACCTGACGCTCGTCTCCGGCGTGTTCGCCTTCTTCCTCTACTTCGAACTGCTCGAGCGCAGCGGCGCCACGCAGGTCATCCTCGTCAGCTACGCCGAACCGGTGGTCGCGATGGGCGTCAGCTGGGTCGTCGTGGGCTACGTCGTCGACTCGCTGACGATCGTCGGCCTGCTGACGATCCTCGCCGGCTTCGTCATCATCAAGCGCCGGGCGCTGTACGACCTCGTGCGCTCGAGCGGGATCGGCCGGACGACGTCGTTCACGACCGACTCGCGGGCCGCGGACGGCGCCTCGAGTGCGCACACGCGCACTGACGGCGGCGTGGACTTCGAATCGGGGGATGACTGA
- a CDS encoding Lrp/AsnC family transcriptional regulator — MDERDIRLLKAISELETGSPERLHEETGIPVSTIHYRLNNLREEGVIENDRYDIDLEALGLGVTVLVQVHADYQGSYEEFADRLLTVEGVTNVYFTMGETDFIVVARLSGSEMVERLIAEFEQIEGVERTDSTFVISAIEERDALQSYELETLLEELVDD; from the coding sequence ATGGACGAGCGCGACATCCGGCTGCTGAAGGCGATCTCCGAACTCGAGACGGGCAGCCCCGAACGGCTCCACGAGGAGACCGGCATTCCGGTCTCGACGATCCACTACCGGCTCAACAACCTCCGCGAGGAGGGTGTCATCGAGAACGACCGGTACGACATCGATCTCGAGGCGTTGGGCCTCGGCGTCACCGTCCTGGTTCAGGTCCACGCCGACTACCAGGGCTCCTACGAGGAGTTCGCGGACCGGCTGCTGACCGTCGAGGGGGTCACGAACGTCTACTTCACGATGGGCGAGACGGACTTCATCGTCGTCGCCCGGCTGAGCGGCAGCGAGATGGTCGAGCGACTGATCGCGGAGTTCGAGCAGATCGAGGGCGTCGAACGCACCGACTCGACGTTCGTCATCTCGGCGATCGAGGAACGGGACGCGCTCCAGAGCTACGAGTTGGAGACGCTGCTCGAGGAGCTGGTCGACGACTAA
- the gatE gene encoding Glu-tRNA(Gln) amidotransferase subunit GatE, with product MTETEYDYDELGLVAGLEIHQQLDTATKLFCQCPTELREPEEAERTFTRYLHPTRSELGEIDEAALEESKVEREFEYLAYDTTCLVEEDDEPPHELDDEALDTVLEIAQLMDMSPVDQAHVMRKIVVDGSNTTGFQRSTLIATDGEIETDDGAVGIEDLMLEEESAQRVEETDDGVRFSLDRLGIPLVEIGTSPDISTPEQALEAAERIGMLLRSTGKVKRGLGTIRQDVNVSIEEGARVEIKGVQSLDDIDDIVRNEVGRQVELVEIADELIERDAEVGEPEDVTAVFEDTDSGVIQGALNSGGSVMGVPLYGFDGLVGREIAPDRRLGTEFSDHAKRHGAGGIFHTDELPAYGVTEDEVEELRDAVGAGPEDAVAIVADETDVAESAIEAVVERAETALEGVPEETRGANDDGTTRYLRPLPGAARMYPETDVPPVEPDPSEVPEPELLTEKVERYQEEYDLDAGLAEQVAYGEYMPLFEDVVGEGVDPTLAATTLESTLTELRRDDVPVENLTDEHLKGVLAMVEDGDLPNEGVGDLLTALAEEPGRTAEEAAEEEGLGGAEEEEVREAVVEVVERNEAQVEEEGMQAFSGLMGECMGALRGKADGDLVSQLLREEIQKRA from the coding sequence ATGACTGAGACCGAGTACGACTACGACGAGCTCGGACTCGTCGCCGGGCTGGAAATCCACCAGCAACTCGATACGGCGACGAAGCTGTTCTGCCAGTGTCCGACCGAGCTTCGCGAGCCCGAGGAAGCCGAGCGCACGTTCACGCGCTACCTCCATCCCACCCGCAGCGAACTCGGCGAGATCGACGAGGCCGCCTTAGAGGAGAGCAAGGTCGAACGCGAGTTCGAGTACCTCGCGTACGATACGACCTGTCTCGTCGAGGAGGACGACGAACCGCCCCACGAACTCGACGACGAGGCCCTCGACACCGTCCTCGAGATCGCCCAGCTGATGGACATGAGCCCGGTCGATCAGGCCCACGTCATGCGCAAGATCGTCGTCGACGGCTCGAACACGACCGGGTTCCAGCGCTCGACGCTGATCGCCACGGATGGGGAAATCGAGACCGACGACGGTGCGGTCGGCATCGAGGACCTCATGCTCGAAGAGGAGAGCGCCCAGCGCGTCGAGGAAACCGACGACGGCGTGCGCTTCAGCCTCGATCGACTCGGCATTCCGCTGGTCGAGATCGGCACCAGCCCGGACATCTCGACGCCCGAGCAGGCCCTCGAAGCGGCTGAGCGGATCGGCATGCTGCTGCGCTCGACGGGCAAGGTCAAGCGCGGCCTGGGGACGATCCGCCAGGACGTCAACGTCTCCATCGAGGAGGGCGCCCGCGTCGAGATCAAGGGCGTCCAGAGTCTGGACGACATCGACGACATCGTCCGCAACGAGGTCGGTCGACAGGTCGAACTCGTCGAAATCGCGGACGAACTGATCGAGCGCGACGCGGAAGTCGGCGAGCCCGAAGATGTGACTGCGGTCTTTGAGGACACCGACAGCGGCGTCATCCAGGGCGCGCTGAACTCCGGCGGCTCCGTGATGGGCGTCCCGCTGTACGGCTTCGACGGCCTCGTCGGCCGCGAGATCGCCCCCGACCGCCGGCTGGGCACCGAGTTCTCCGACCACGCCAAGCGCCACGGCGCGGGCGGCATCTTCCACACCGACGAACTGCCGGCCTACGGCGTTACCGAAGACGAAGTCGAGGAACTTCGGGACGCGGTCGGTGCCGGTCCCGAGGACGCCGTCGCCATCGTCGCCGACGAGACCGACGTCGCCGAGAGCGCCATCGAGGCCGTCGTCGAGCGCGCCGAAACCGCCCTCGAGGGCGTCCCCGAGGAGACCCGCGGCGCGAACGACGACGGGACGACCCGCTACCTGCGGCCCCTCCCGGGTGCGGCGCGGATGTACCCCGAAACGGACGTGCCGCCGGTCGAACCGGACCCGAGCGAGGTCCCCGAGCCCGAACTGCTGACCGAGAAGGTCGAGCGCTATCAGGAAGAGTACGATCTGGACGCCGGCCTGGCCGAGCAGGTCGCCTACGGCGAGTACATGCCGCTGTTCGAGGACGTCGTCGGCGAGGGCGTCGATCCGACGCTGGCCGCGACCACCCTCGAGTCGACGCTGACCGAACTGCGCCGCGACGACGTCCCCGTCGAGAACCTGACAGACGAGCACCTCAAAGGCGTCCTCGCGATGGTCGAGGACGGCGACCTGCCCAACGAGGGCGTGGGCGACCTCCTGACGGCGCTGGCCGAAGAGCCGGGCCGAACTGCCGAGGAAGCGGCGGAGGAAGAAGGGCTCGGCGGCGCCGAGGAGGAAGAGGTCCGCGAGGCCGTCGTCGAGGTCGTCGAGCGCAACGAAGCGCAGGTCGAAGAGGAAGGGATGCAGGCCTTCTCCGGGCTCATGGGCGAGTGCATGGGCGCGCTCCGCGGGAAGGCCGACGGCGACCTCGTGAGCCAACTGCTGCGCGAGGAGATCCAGAAGCGAGCCTGA
- a CDS encoding cupredoxin domain-containing protein has product MTDPDTDADPDRTRRTALKILGATAATTGLTASVAAQDDETENETESDGNETDATADGDDGESDQLPIILAGRTEYWYGVAPEEIEGEENPTLQFETGQEYELVWINVDGAEHELIVETEDGEELEASDSSETAGEAVSMTFEPSEDAAEYYCEYHPESMRGDVELGEAFDLEPHEHGEHDEHGEHGHDGMNESESEGGGNESHG; this is encoded by the coding sequence AGACCCCGACCGAACTCGACGCACGGCGCTCAAGATTCTCGGCGCGACGGCGGCGACGACGGGGCTGACGGCCAGCGTGGCCGCCCAAGACGACGAGACCGAGAACGAAACCGAGAGCGACGGGAACGAAACCGACGCGACCGCCGACGGGGACGACGGCGAATCGGACCAGCTCCCGATCATCCTCGCCGGCCGCACGGAGTACTGGTACGGCGTCGCGCCCGAGGAGATCGAGGGCGAGGAGAACCCGACGCTACAGTTCGAGACCGGTCAGGAGTACGAACTGGTCTGGATCAACGTCGACGGCGCCGAGCACGAACTGATCGTCGAAACCGAGGACGGCGAAGAACTCGAGGCCTCCGACTCTTCGGAGACCGCCGGCGAGGCCGTCTCGATGACGTTCGAGCCGAGTGAAGACGCGGCCGAGTACTACTGCGAGTACCACCCGGAGAGCATGCGCGGGGACGTCGAACTCGGCGAGGCGTTCGACCTCGAGCCCCACGAGCACGGCGAACACGACGAACACGGTGAGCACGGACACGACGGAATGAACGAGTCCGAGAGCGAGGGCGGCGGCAACGAGTCCCACGGGTAA